aaagatgGGAGCAGCtcatgtacgtgtgtgtgtggggggggggagagggcgtcGGTGAGCGAAAGAGTCCCAGTACGTATAAGGAAAAGACTTGATCAGAGGAAGTGGCGGCGTTACGCGGAAGGGTTCGGAAATATTGTGGCATCCAGCGAATGATGGCAAGCGTCggtctttgtgtgtgtgtgtgtgaatgGGCgttgggggaggagggggttgGTGTAAGAGAACTGCGCAGCAACCCAACAacaagaggagaggagaaggaagcaggagagagagaagggggtggtgtGGATAGCGCAGGGAgcggcaaaaagaaaacggagaaGGTGGCCAGGCTCAACACCGTGAATGACCAACAAAGGAAtgcagaaggagagagaagcccGACCTGCGAGTCATTGGCCCTACCGCGTGAGGCCGCATCAGTTCCGCGCCGCAACCACATCCGAGATTTGATCCTCGAGGTGCACTCGAAAAGGGTCTCCCCCAAAAACGAGGAGAGCACCCACACCGTTGCGAGTCGTGTGCCCGCGCACATGACACAGACACGCTCTAAAGGACGAGAACCGTCGGCGGAAAGCTTCTGCCATCGCGTTTTTCGCTTCGCGTTATTTTTCTGCGTTAAGTGGAAGACCCCGCCACAACTGGGCGCCATCTTCCTCCCTATAGACTACGCAATGTACTATGTGAGTGCCCCGCTTTCATTCAGGCACTACGTGGGTGCCAAACATAAACAAACGTTTAAAAGGTCATCGTGCTCATCCGACGGCGGGTCCGCGTAGCAACATCGCAACTCCCCTGCCGCCATCCCGTGAACCTCTGTCAGCACCTCCAGAACTCGAAAGAAGCCGTGCGAAGCGGTCGCGGCTCGCTTGAggcggggggcggggggctTCTGTCCACTTTGCAGGAGGCGGCATCATGCGACAGCCGGCCAGCCGCTATCCCACAACAGCGCGCGTGGAGCTGCCGTCGGACGTGCTCGCACGACACGCCCTACTGCCTCTCCGAGCTTCACTGCGTTGCTACACCCCTCACTTACTTGAGTGTCGGCCACAGCTTCGGGTCGACGCACACGTCTACGCAGTGCACGATGGCAAAGTACTGGTTGTAGCAGTGCGGCTCCTTCTCGGGGCTGACGGTCTTGATGCGCTCCAGGCACGCGTTGTACGCGCCCACCTTCTTGGCGCACTCGTTCGCCAGGCACTCCTTCTCGAGGTCCAGTTTGATGTCTACCGGATCGGACGCCATGGCGGGGCAGTCGAAAAGGCCGGTGGACTCCTGAAATGTGGGCTAATCAAAGAGAGCTGCGCCGTGGGCTGCGCAAAAACCGTCGCCGTGAGGCAGTGGCGGTGTCCCGTTTGTGGGCCGTCGCACAGGTTGTTAACGGGGAGGAAAGCGGAGAAAAAATGGGGacggagagcgaggaagaggggttGGAGTACATCGGGTGGCGTTTCACGTCTTGAACAGTCCCACACGCAGCGTGCGAACCCCCCAATAAGGGCGCCCTCTCCTGAGCAATGCGTGCAAAATAGACCTGCGCTGCATATCTCGTTCaggcgagggcagcagagacgacgacggcagtgcAGAGCTGTGCGTCAGCACAGCATCTTGTCGCCCTCATCGCGTTGTGATATACACCCCTTCCTCGACACAGATAGGTTCGCCACATCCGCGCTGGCGTGGGCCAAGCAACTAGCTCGAAGAAGCAGCTGGCATTTCGTTTCGTGTTCTGGTGAGCTCTCTTGCCCACAATGAACATCTGCCGCATCGCATCACTTCACCGAGAGAGCCACCAAAGTACGCCTGCGCTGAGATCGCATTCactgctgcctctcttctTGGGCTTTTGGACTCCCGTGTGCATGCACGGGGCGCCAATCATTGTATCAGGCGAAAACGACCGCAGTACACGGACACGGCACCGACAGCGCACCTACATAGGGCGCACCTCTAGAGAGGAACAAACGAAATAGCCAccgagaaaaaaagaaaacggcgGCGGGAGAGCAACGCAAAGACGATGCAGCACCGTTGCCGGGAACGTCTGGGGAGACACATAAACAGGGCGCTGCACAGAGAGGCGAAGCAGACTCCACCGTCACGTCGTGGCCAACGCGCAAGAGCGACGCTATACTTCGGTGCTGGGCTACATCTAACaacatgaaaaaaaaaaggaagacaATGAGAATGATAAtgatgctgccgcaccaAGACGAGGGAGGGACGAGAGAAAACAGAGGGGCTGAGAAGGTGCTGCTACAGCACACGCAGAGTCTTCTTGCTTGCTAGAACCATGACGATtaggtgtgtgcgcgcgtctctgCACACAAAACACAGACGAGATGCTCTCCACCTCACATAACGGTGCAAGGCTTGTACTGCTCGTTGTAGTACCGCTCATCGTACCGATTCTGCAATTTCTGTACGTGCCCGCGCTGCGCGTTGATTCGGTCCGCCTGCTGTTGAAGCCTCTTCATCGCCGCGTTGAGTGGTACCCGCGacacgcgcagccgcacctcaGCACTGTAGGCGAGCTCGCCGGTTCCGGCGTCGTTGACACCGCCTTCAAGTCGCACGTTGCACTCGACGGGGTTGAATCGATCTGCGAGAGTACCCTCTCGGACGTTGTCCTTGCCGGCCCACAAGGCGTCCATGGAAAGGAGGTCCAAGTCTGCCACGCCGACGGACGCCGTCTCGAAGAGCATAACGCGCAGTCTGTCATACTTGTGCACAATGAAgtagccgcagccgctgctgctgctgctggcatcTGCCCACGCGAGCTTCTCGCGATCCACGAGGACCGGGGATCGGTACGGCTTGTTGTCAAAGACGgagacgctgccgtgcgccggAACGATGCAGTTGGTCTGCCCAAATACCCACGCCTCGCCGTGGCACCGGAAGCGATCCGGCATCTGCGGCTGCACCTCCACGACTTCCAAGAACTGTACGGCAATCGCGAAAAGGTCGGTACGGTTGTCGTAGTGCTTCATCTTTGACCACATGCACTCATAacgatcgcgcagcaccgtggTTTCTGCCGTGTCGCTCGCAGCCTGCTCTCGCGCAGCCTTGACCGTCGTCTCGCCACGTCCGCCACGCCGCAGGGAGGCGCTGGTAGCGGGGTTCCAGCCCACCATGTTGTTTTCGCGGCTCAGCACGAGACGCGTGTCTGCGGTACCGGCCGTCGTGTCCAGCGGAGCAGCCTCACTGCTCTCCCCGCCGGAGTACGGCGTCGCGTTACCGCGACGGGCAGCCTCGGCTTCGGcgacgcgacggcgcgccgccgcgattGTGTGGCGCTCGACCGTTGCAGCATAGGCCATCATGCACTGCAAGTACGGGATCACGCGTGACAGGCCCTCACGTGGGTCGACCGGGACATACTGGTGGATGGGTACCAACTGAAACAGCGggacctcctcctcgcgatCCGCCTCGAACTCCGACAtggcgacaccgccgctgtcgtcagCGCGAGACGTCACAGAGGCGCTACGAGTCTGGCCAGTGCCGCTGACCGAAAGAGGGCGGCCGTGCTTGTGAAAGTACTGATCAATACGGCGGCCGTTGGGGAAGAGAGCTCCAAAGGGCTGCGTGCCAGTCTTCACCAACGCgcccagcaccaccgcacgcacTGGCTGCTCCTTGTTCTCGGCGTCCTTGTAAGAGGTCGGTAGCTGCTTCTTGACCTTCGGGTCGTGAGCTTCGCGGTTGAGCGGCCAGCGATCGACCTCCATGGAATGCGGATTCATCACGGTGCGGTTTTGCAGGCGCAGGTACAGGTCCGGCACGTCGAAGATGGACTTGCACGTCCGCTTTTCGGGGCCGAACGACTCCATCCATGTGGCACCGACGACTATGCTGCTCACGTTGCCCGGCACACGGTACGTCAGCAGATCTATGAACTCCTCATCCCCGGCCGCGTTGGAGCCGCAAAGCGCGTCGCCGGAGTGCCGAGCCGCGTCCCGCGCCAT
This window of the Leishmania donovani BPK282A1 complete genome, chromosome 31 genome carries:
- a CDS encoding ubiquinol-cytochrome-c reductase-like protein, which codes for MASDPVDIKLDLEKECLANECAKKVGAYNACLERIKTVSPEKEPHCYNQYFAIVHCVDVCVDPKLWPTLK